The following proteins come from a genomic window of Methanocella conradii HZ254:
- a CDS encoding Lrp/AsnC family transcriptional regulator, translating to MGKSKNKERPTGKSMREVLELLEKDSRLTAREIAEQTGLSEKDVERFIKEMEARGIIKRYKAIIDWEKYGDDSVYAIIEVQLNPERNVGYDAVAERISKFPEVVTCMLVSGDHDLHLVIKGRTMKEVAFFVAEKIAPLSQVTHTATHFMLRSYKQEGEIMFEKEEDSRLVIHP from the coding sequence ATGGGCAAATCAAAAAATAAGGAGCGGCCGACCGGCAAGTCGATGAGAGAGGTACTTGAGCTGCTTGAGAAGGACTCGAGGCTTACGGCAAGGGAGATTGCCGAGCAGACCGGCCTCAGCGAGAAGGATGTCGAGCGATTCATAAAGGAGATGGAGGCCCGCGGCATCATTAAGAGGTATAAGGCCATAATCGACTGGGAAAAGTACGGCGACGACTCGGTCTACGCCATCATAGAGGTACAGCTTAACCCGGAGCGCAACGTGGGCTACGATGCAGTTGCAGAGCGCATCTCGAAGTTCCCCGAGGTCGTCACCTGCATGCTGGTCTCAGGCGACCACGACCTTCATCTCGTCATAAAGGGCAGGACGATGAAAGAGGTTGCCTTCTTCGTGGCCGAAAAGATCGCCCCGTTAAGCCAGGTCACCCATACCGCCACCCACTTCATGCTCAGGAGCTACAAGCAGGAGGGCGAGATCATGTTCGAGAAGGAAGAGGACTCAAGGCTGGTAATCCACCCATGA